A window from Alkalinema sp. FACHB-956 encodes these proteins:
- a CDS encoding IS1 family transposase → MQCPECGSTSISKNGKQRGKQNYLCKDCR, encoded by the coding sequence ATGCAATGTCCCGAATGTGGCTCCACTAGTATCAGTAAGAACGGTAAACAAAGAGGTAAACAAAATTATCTGTGTAAAGACTGTCGCC